From a single Fulvivirga ulvae genomic region:
- a CDS encoding ATP-binding protein: MRFLIFSYLLLLIPLGSHSQIRPVWNEYKEIDGMVSNYIYDIKEDRRGLLWLATENGLVKFDGYHASRVLEPDSTGRHTPVYFVYIMPGGRLWLGTKNGLKIYDPELRRQIDHPLSITRPIEDIIYLGGNRALISYLHGVYLVSTDADLNPLTFQAFDVSHFGENLIVNEFLVSEERDLFISVAGYGVIHGKTNEVGQWKSFNLINNPLKDDRHEFKLGKNLQQLPGKQLLINYMTEGPFIYDQNKQMLERVPGLNFGDIPTIRPYSAASYADGYLYFSVTGMGMYRIHLNTRHPEPESISFESIPDFNFLDDGISSIYVKNNTLWIATIGDGLKSTSINGEGIKTIALHEYIGNLTSLYSVKPDNKNGLLVCTFGKGVIYLQHQGDGAFDLSEVGKNSKRLNLPSDSTSEIHFDRNNNLWIATYGGLCYYTEAQYRRFLQGEAVYPKIYAPDDADPLTSVVVNDVFEDTRGQVYATTQQGLNKIDPKTGEVTNHLDSLAKGAFQMDKPIYYGDFLSDSSIILFSHWVNGIVKDGLYTSHDYLFPDNYGVFVFHSVIAGDGANWLGTNRGLYKYNPKTGKTVEFGEKAYFKNKKINAIIEDEHHTLWMGTNQGIFSFDPATGRINQYRVPGAKGWPFFHYGSVGKDSQGNIFFGTNKGVVFINPGRLAANDKQCNAPCNIIISDILVNDEPVKNTLAEGAVVEINEDDVIDILLGFPTHHRHDGISFEYSIDDGKWFPVDPVSPHISLHHFSPGEYKLDVRVIRHGGEVLATSSIPMAVDGPWWKTWWSFVLYSLVAGLIVAGYYRYRLAGVRLKQQLELEKVARINQNLKLDFVSNISHEFRTPLTLILNDIDSLKTNGNALNPKHLDKIEINAQRLKRLANELIDVKKLEKEGLKLMVAQHDIVTFVKDTCQVFEELARKNHIDLKFETDKNFELIWFNKDQLEKVIFNLLSNAFKFTPAEGSIKVRVNCGYQAAGQDAVQITVKDSGMGIAESDLGKVFDSTFSQPPINEASGFESTGIGLHLSQKLVNLHHGEISVNSVKGEGTAFSLFLYKGSSHFQSDQLLKYRLQHHLKRTLLRFNKEFKPSEGAKVLVVEDNKEIRNYICSILSEYYSVIDARSGIDGVELAKTKLPDLIITDLSMPGKSGHALIREIREDEMTSHIPIIVLTAFASDAKKVEVLTAGADLHLSKPCDKSVLLASVQNLISSRASLKAMFSDSMANIDEAVQNSPDSELLKRAMVIVNAHMADPYFDVADLADKLKVSRSLLYLKFPALTNFSPKEFIHVMRVRKGAKLLKSGRYNINETSDEIGYNSPKNFRKYFKSYFGISPSDFLRNNKVKG, translated from the coding sequence ATGAGATTCTTAATTTTTTCCTATCTGCTCTTATTAATTCCGCTTGGTTCCCACAGTCAGATCAGGCCGGTGTGGAATGAATATAAGGAAATAGATGGTATGGTGTCCAATTACATCTACGATATCAAGGAGGACAGGAGAGGACTTTTATGGCTGGCGACTGAAAACGGGCTGGTAAAGTTTGATGGTTATCATGCCTCCAGGGTACTCGAACCGGATAGTACCGGCCGCCATACACCCGTATATTTTGTCTACATCATGCCTGGCGGGAGGTTATGGCTGGGTACCAAAAACGGACTGAAAATATATGACCCGGAGCTTCGCCGGCAAATAGATCACCCGCTATCCATTACAAGGCCCATTGAAGATATCATCTATCTGGGAGGCAATCGCGCATTGATTTCCTATTTACACGGTGTTTATCTCGTATCCACTGATGCTGACCTTAATCCACTGACTTTTCAGGCTTTTGATGTCAGCCATTTCGGGGAGAATCTGATCGTTAATGAGTTTTTGGTTAGTGAAGAGCGCGATCTGTTCATTTCAGTAGCAGGCTATGGCGTAATTCATGGCAAAACCAATGAGGTCGGGCAATGGAAAAGTTTTAACCTGATCAATAATCCGTTGAAAGATGACCGGCATGAATTTAAGCTGGGTAAGAACCTGCAACAATTACCCGGAAAGCAGCTCTTGATCAATTACATGACAGAAGGCCCTTTCATCTATGACCAGAATAAGCAAATGCTGGAAAGGGTTCCCGGGCTCAACTTTGGTGATATACCTACAATCAGGCCATATTCCGCGGCTTCCTATGCCGACGGATACCTCTACTTTTCGGTTACAGGTATGGGCATGTATCGCATCCACCTCAACACCCGGCACCCGGAGCCTGAGTCAATTTCTTTCGAATCCATTCCAGATTTCAATTTTCTCGATGATGGTATCTCGTCCATTTATGTGAAAAATAATACGCTGTGGATTGCTACCATAGGCGATGGCCTCAAAAGCACATCCATCAATGGCGAAGGGATCAAAACTATTGCCCTGCATGAATATATTGGCAATCTGACCAGCTTGTACTCCGTAAAGCCAGATAATAAAAACGGGCTTCTTGTTTGTACATTTGGCAAGGGTGTAATCTACCTGCAACACCAGGGTGACGGCGCATTTGACTTGTCAGAAGTAGGGAAAAATAGCAAAAGACTCAATCTTCCTTCCGACAGTACAAGTGAGATCCATTTTGACAGGAATAATAATTTATGGATAGCGACATATGGTGGCCTATGCTATTATACAGAGGCACAGTACAGGCGCTTTTTACAAGGTGAAGCGGTTTACCCTAAAATATATGCACCCGATGATGCCGATCCGTTGACCTCCGTTGTTGTTAACGATGTGTTTGAAGATACACGGGGGCAGGTTTATGCTACCACTCAGCAGGGGCTGAATAAAATTGACCCAAAAACCGGTGAGGTTACCAATCACCTGGACTCACTGGCCAAAGGTGCTTTTCAGATGGACAAGCCCATCTACTATGGTGATTTTTTGAGTGACAGCAGCATCATTCTTTTTAGCCATTGGGTCAACGGGATTGTAAAAGATGGTTTGTACACCAGTCATGACTACCTTTTCCCGGACAACTACGGAGTCTTTGTATTTCATTCCGTCATAGCCGGTGATGGTGCCAACTGGCTGGGTACAAACAGAGGCCTTTATAAGTATAACCCTAAAACAGGGAAGACGGTGGAGTTTGGAGAAAAAGCGTACTTCAAAAACAAGAAGATCAATGCTATCATTGAAGATGAGCACCACACCCTTTGGATGGGTACCAACCAGGGGATATTCTCTTTCGACCCTGCTACAGGCAGGATCAATCAGTACAGGGTACCCGGAGCGAAAGGCTGGCCATTTTTTCATTATGGCTCCGTAGGAAAGGATAGTCAGGGCAATATTTTCTTTGGCACCAATAAAGGAGTGGTATTTATCAACCCCGGCCGGTTGGCAGCAAATGATAAGCAATGTAATGCTCCGTGCAACATCATCATTTCTGATATACTGGTTAATGATGAACCGGTTAAAAATACACTGGCAGAAGGAGCAGTTGTAGAAATAAATGAAGATGATGTGATAGATATTCTGCTGGGCTTCCCCACACATCACCGGCACGACGGCATCAGCTTTGAGTATAGTATTGATGATGGAAAGTGGTTTCCGGTAGATCCGGTCAGCCCTCATATTTCTTTGCATCATTTCAGCCCGGGAGAGTACAAGCTCGATGTAAGGGTGATCCGTCATGGAGGAGAGGTGCTGGCCACTTCGTCCATACCCATGGCAGTTGACGGCCCCTGGTGGAAAACCTGGTGGTCGTTTGTGCTGTACAGCCTGGTGGCAGGCCTGATCGTAGCCGGGTATTACCGCTACAGGCTGGCGGGAGTGCGGCTAAAGCAGCAACTGGAACTGGAAAAAGTAGCACGAATCAATCAAAATCTCAAACTGGACTTCGTTTCCAATATCTCCCATGAGTTCCGGACTCCTCTTACCCTCATACTCAACGACATTGATAGCCTGAAAACCAACGGCAACGCACTGAACCCAAAACATCTGGATAAGATTGAGATCAACGCACAGCGCCTCAAGCGGTTGGCCAATGAGCTTATTGATGTAAAGAAGCTGGAGAAGGAAGGGCTTAAACTCATGGTGGCACAGCATGACATCGTCACCTTCGTGAAAGATACCTGTCAGGTTTTTGAAGAGCTGGCCCGGAAAAACCATATTGACCTGAAATTTGAAACGGATAAAAACTTTGAATTGATCTGGTTTAATAAAGACCAGCTTGAAAAGGTAATATTTAACCTGCTTTCCAATGCCTTTAAGTTTACCCCGGCTGAAGGCAGCATTAAAGTCAGGGTCAACTGCGGCTATCAGGCAGCAGGGCAGGATGCGGTGCAGATCACCGTGAAAGACAGTGGTATGGGTATAGCAGAAAGTGACCTGGGTAAGGTGTTTGACAGTACCTTTTCACAACCGCCGATCAATGAAGCCAGTGGTTTTGAAAGCACGGGTATAGGCCTGCACCTGAGCCAAAAGCTTGTCAATCTGCATCATGGAGAGATCAGTGTTAACAGTGTGAAAGGAGAGGGTACTGCTTTTTCGTTATTTCTCTATAAAGGGTCATCACATTTCCAAAGCGACCAGCTCCTCAAGTACCGGCTGCAGCATCACCTCAAACGAACATTGCTACGCTTTAATAAAGAGTTTAAACCCAGCGAAGGAGCCAAAGTGCTGGTGGTGGAAGACAATAAGGAGATCAGAAACTATATATGCAGCATTCTTTCAGAATACTATTCGGTAATTGATGCCAGGTCAGGAATTGACGGTGTAGAGCTGGCCAAAACCAAATTGCCCGACCTGATCATCACCGATCTTTCGATGCCCGGGAAAAGTGGCCATGCACTCATCCGCGAGATCAGGGAGGATGAGATGACCAGCCACATTCCTATCATAGTGCTTACAGCCTTTGCCTCGGATGCCAAAAAAGTGGAGGTGCTTACAGCGGGTGCCGATCTGCACTTGTCCAAACCCTGCGATAAATCGGTATTGCTGGCCAGTGTTCAAAACCTGATCAGCTCAAGAGCCAGTCTGAAAGCTATGTTTTCCGACTCCATGGCCAATATTGATGAGGCAGTACAAAACTCCCCGGACTCTGAGCTCCTGAAAAGGGCTATGGTAATTGTGAATGCCCACATGGCCGATCCTTACTTCGATGTGGCCGACCTGGCAGATAAACTTAAGGTCAGCCGATCGCTGCTGTACCTGAAATTTCCTGCGCTGACTAATTTTTCTCCCAAAGAGTTTATTCATGTGATGAGGGTACGCAAAGGAGCTAAACTATTGAAGTCAGGTCGTTATAACATCAATGAGACCAGCGATGAAATAGGTTATAACAGTCCTAAAAATTTCAGGAAGTACTTCAAGAGCTACTTCGGCATTTCCCCTTCAGACTTTCTGAGAAACAATAAGGTCAAAGGGTGA